The genomic interval CCGGTTTGCTTTGTCCTTATTAAACAACAATTTCTGCTTTTCGTCAAATGCCTGTTGAATTGCCGGGCAAGGTATTGTAGAATGAGACAAATCCGATAGAGACTGATGGAGGTAACCCTGTGAAGCTCAACTACAAGCGCACCATCTGCGTTGGCTTTGCCTTTTTCCTGATCTGCGCCTTCTGGCAGGCGTATGACAACACCATCCCGCTGATCCTGACGAACAAGTTCGGCATGTCGCAGGCGTGGTCCGGCGTCATCATGGCGCTCGACAACATTCTGGCGCTGTTTCTGCTGCCGCTGTTCGGCGCGATCTCCGACAAGCACACCGGCAGGCGCGGCCGCCGCACGCCGTTCATCGTCTTCGGCACGATCGTCGCGGCCATCGCGTTCATCAGCCTGTCGCTCGTCGACGATGCGCAGCTGAAAAACATCGACGCGGCCGCCGCCATCGACGATCCCGCCGCGCTGCGCGTCGTGTACCAGCAGGAGGCCGACCGCACGCTCAAGACCCCCGACGGCGAGACGTTCGTGCTCGAGGACACGTTCACCGAGGACGAATTTGCCGCCATCACAAGTCAGGTCACAAACGCCGAGGGCAAGACCGTGACGAACCACGACTACACGAACTATGTCGTGCCCGCGCGCCAGGCCTATGCCCACCAGACGACCGTGCAGCACCCCGGCGCGCTCATCGGCTTTATCGCGCTGCTGCTCGTCGTGCTCTTGGCCATGGCCACGTTCCGCTCCCCCGCCGTCGCGCTCATGCCCGATGTTACCATCAAACCGCTGCGCAGTAAGGCGAATGCCGTCATCAACCTCATGGGCACTGCCGGCGGTATCCTCGTGCTGGCCATCGGCATGGCCTTCGCCACGAGCTCCGTGCGCAACTCGCTCATGAGCTACACGGCGTACTTCGCCGTGATCGCGGGCATCATGCTGGTGGCGCTGCTGATCTTCCGCCTGACGGTCAACGAGCCGAAGTTCGTGACCGAGATGCAGGCCGACAGCAAGCGCTTCGGCATCGATAACGGCGACAGTGACGACGCGCCCGCAGGGTCTGGCAAGCTCGGCAAGGCCGAGCGCCGGTCGCTCATCTTCCTGCTGCTGTCGATCGTGCTGTGGTTCTTCGGCTACAACGCCGTGACGTCGAAATACTCCGTCTACGCGAGCAACATCCTGCACAAGGACTACAACCTCACGCTCATGCTCGCGCAGGCCGCCGCCATCGTGGCGTACCTGCCCGTCGGCATCGTCGCGTCCAAGATCGGCCGCAAGAAGACCATCCTCGGCGGCGTCGTGATGCTGGCCGTCGCGTTCGGCGTGGCCGCCTTTCTCAACGCCGAGAGCCCCACGATGCTC from Clostridiales bacterium carries:
- a CDS encoding MFS transporter, encoding MKLNYKRTICVGFAFFLICAFWQAYDNTIPLILTNKFGMSQAWSGVIMALDNILALFLLPLFGAISDKHTGRRGRRTPFIVFGTIVAAIAFISLSLVDDAQLKNIDAAAAIDDPAALRVVYQQEADRTLKTPDGETFVLEDTFTEDEFAAITSQVTNAEGKTVTNHDYTNYVVPARQAYAHQTTVQHPGALIGFIALLLVVLLAMATFRSPAVALMPDVTIKPLRSKANAVINLMGTAGGILVLAIGMAFATSSVRNSLMSYTAYFAVIAGIMLVALLIFRLTVNEPKFVTEMQADSKRFGIDNGDSDDAPAGSGKLGKAERRSLIFLLLSIVLWFFGYNAVTSKYSVYASNILHKDYNLTLMLAQAAAIVAYLPVGIVASKIGRKKTILGGVVMLAVAFGVAAFLNAESPTMLMNAMFCLAGIGWATINVNSFPMVVEMCSGSDVGRYTGFYYTASMAAQVVTPMFSGFLMDKLGMTVLFPYAAIFVAGAFVTMLFVRHGDSRPIPAKGLEALDVDD